In Anthonomus grandis grandis chromosome 5, icAntGran1.3, whole genome shotgun sequence, the following are encoded in one genomic region:
- the LOC126736251 gene encoding uncharacterized protein LOC126736251, whose translation MSKRSSSFVRRDKSGEIKCLKRQLKDMQEQLTNILSSSSSSEESPDASDNESQESQVLGALPTTNQLHPLEPEITIIEDSATQANTNIPEQNITGLGINPDCVTTEGKPLHEEIVVRWTSYLLKGLTKDQRREIINKYKIPANCKALIPPQVNSEIQACLPRAAHEHDCFMIALQEQLAHGLSAVGTVLEKMLPFPEQANELKILADACQLFTNIHNAISTHRKFKIVPHLNGDCKKVAKTMEIDEFLFSKNFAEAVKNEQSMKKSSTIFKKKAVPSSYSAPGTSGYHQPSYLNYQRQPNRDRMKQKKERKPSDRYHKQSVRKYPYRK comes from the exons atgtcgaAACGATCTAGTTCCTTTGTTCGCCGGGATAAAAGTggtgaaataaaatgtttaaaaagacAATTAAAAGATATGCAGGAGCAATTAACCAATATTCTAAGTTCATCTAGTTCCAGCGAGGAATCACCAG ATGCTTCAGATAATGAGTCACAAGAATCACAAGTTCTGGGTGCTTTACCAACAACCAATCAATTGCATCCCTTAGAGCCAGAAATTACAATAATTGAGGATAGTGCTACCCAGGCAAATACTAATATTCCAGAACAAAATATTACTGGACTTGGTATTAACCCCGATTGCGTTACTACTGAAGGAAAACCCCTACATGAGGAAATTGTGGTTCGATGGACCTCATATTTGTTAAAAGGCCTAACTAAAGATCAGAGAAGggagataataaataaatataaaattccagCTAACTGTAAAGCTCTGATTCCTCCCCAGGTCAATAGTGAGATTCAGGCTTGCTTGCCAAGAGCAGCGCACGAACATGATTGTTTCATGATAGCACTCCAAGAGCAACTGGCTCATGGACTATCAGCAGTGGGGACTgtgttagaaaaaatgttacCATTTCCAGAACaggcaaatgaattaaaaatcttGGCAGACGCCTGTCAGTTGTTCACCAATATACATAATGCCATCTCAACTCATCGTAAGTTTAAAATAGTTCCTCACCTAAACGGGGACTGTAAAAAAGTGGCAAAGACGATGGAAATAGATGAATTTTTATTCAGTAAAAATTTTGCTGAGGCAGTTAAAAATGAACAATCCATGAAGAAATCTAGCACCATCTTCAAGAAGAAAGCTGTACCTTCATCATACAGCGCCCCGGGTACTTCAGGTTACCATCAGCCCAGCTATTTAAACTACCAGCGTCAACCGAACAGGGACAGAATGAAACAAAAGAAGGAGAGGAAGCCATCAGATCGTTACCACAAGCAGAGTGTCAGGAAATATCCATACCGGAAGTGA